Below is a genomic region from Thermodesulfobacteriota bacterium.
CAAAAATTTGGTACCGATATCGATGAGCTTAAAAAATGGTTACAAGTTTATGAAGATTATAAAGATAAAATCGCGACTTTTTCAGACATAGATGAAAGGACTAGGTCAAGTTACGAGAATCACTACAAGGAGATAAAAAAGAAAATAAGTTCTCCTTCCCCTAGCAATGGAGTCTAGATTTTTATATCAAAACTAAAATAACCTCGGGGGAGGTGGTGGTATGCCTTTAGGTGTGTATGCCCTGAACCACATGGATTTTAACCTCCTTTTAATTTTAAGACCCATTTTTAGAATAAGTTAATCATCATTAACAGATAATCAAATCTAACTTGCAAAAACTATGCCGTTAGTTTTATTTTTTGCGGCGTTCATAATATACTGAAAACATTGTGGATTTGTTATTCTCAAATTACTAACTGTATTCGATCTTACACATTTTGCTGTGTATTACAACACAATTGGTTAAGTTTTACGCTCTTTGTCATTTTTACTCTTTAATAACGCAATAAACACCTTAACATTTACAAATCAAATGTAAATAGGAAGTCGAGACCTATATTAAGTATAGCATAACCGAGTATCTAAGATAGTTAGATGCCACTTTCGAGCTCTAGGGTTCAGGCATCAGACATGAGCTTGACGCCAGCGTTCTCGATAGGCTTTTGCCTTTCTCAACTTTGGGTTTACGAAAATTGGGTCGCTGCCGACAAGGCAGTTATCCAAATTGTAAGCTGCGGGTGTTGTCAGGAAAGCAGGGGCTGACAAAAGTCATTCCATGTCCATTGACTAGACTATCAATTTTTGCTTTAATTGAGTAATGCTGGGGAGCAATACTATTCATTCTCTCAAACAAAAGAGGGTTTACAATGGCGAAATTGTGGCCGGGTCTCTGTTAATCCCTGAAAGCAGGAAAATCGCGCGATTACTCATGGGTAATGTTGATGATGAGAAATGGCATAGGGCTATCATGATTGACAATATTCTTCAAAAAAGAAGCCCATCGACGGCAAAGCGGGAAGCAGCTTTAATAAAAAATCGCCTGGGATTAATGAAGCCGGAGCTGTGGGAAATGATTGAAAAAGGCACATCAGAAATTAGCACACAGGCCGTCCTGGCATCTGCGATTAAGCACAGTAGATTGCTCGGGGATTTTATGGATAGGGTAGTTCGGCAACATTGGCAGACCTTCAACCATAAGATTTCCAACACTGATTGGGCAAATTTTTGGGAGATCTGTTCTCAAATAGACCCGGGGATTTTAGAATGGTCTGAGACGACTTATAGCAAGTTGAGACAAGTTGTCTTCAGAATTCTATTTGAGGCGAAGTACCTGGATGGTACGAGGACGCTAAAGCTCCAGCCTGTTACGATAGTTCCCGAGGTCAGAAGCTATTTGATCAAAAACTCAGAAAGCTATGTGCTCCGATGCATGGAAGTAACCCAATAAACCAGAGGCGTGAGATGAGTTCCTTAAAAAATCGTCTCAATCAAATCCTTCCTCGAATTACCTCGGATGAGTTTTTAAAAAGTAAAGGTTTGGGTAACGAGATCGCATTCTACATATTTGACTATCCCCCGGAAGAGGAAATGGAGGTTCGTAAACATATCCAATTTGTTCTCAATTACCTCAAGAAAAATAGGCCTGAATTGAAAGTTAAGCATATAAACCTTTTTTCGCTCTTGGTTGACTATTTAAAGTCCAGAAATCTTCTGGAACGAGCGCTCCAAATACAAAAAACAAAAGGCGATAAGGAATTATTAAAGGCTTTAAAACTCACGCTAGACGGGGATAAAATAGCACGAGTTTTCATCGATGCAGCCGAACCGCAAACCCAAGATTTGGTTATTATCTCAGGGGTTGGAAACGCTTGGCCGCTCATAAGGAGCCATAATTTACTTAACAATCTTCATTCTCATATGGGTAAAACTCCTCTTATAATGTTTTATCCCGGCATGTTTACCGGTAACGGCCTTCGCCTCTTCGGCAGGCTTAAAGAAAGCAATTATTATAGGGCTTTCAAGTTAGTTCCCTAATCAAAAAATTTTTTGAGGGAGGGACCCCCAGGTGCAAATTAAAGACATATTTGCGAAGGACATTTTAAGGCCCATTAACGGCGTCGTAATGGCTGACCAGCAGGATGAATTCGTAGTCTGGCAAGAGCTTGAAGAATACGTCGTTACTAAAGAACTGGATAATCATTTTAAGAAATTCTTCGAAGCTTACTTCCAGGGGTTTGATTCCCCGGTTGACCCGGAAGTAACCGGACGTATGGGTATTTGGGTATCTGGATTTTTCGGCTCCGGCAAGTCTCATTTTATTAAAATCCTGTCTTATCTGATATCGAATAGAGAGGTTAGAAATCCTAAGAATGGTCGCTCAAGAAAGGCTATTGATTTTTTCGAAAGTAAAATAAAGGACCCACTTTTTCTTGCAGATTTTAAGAAACTAGCTCGCAGTCCCGCCGATGTGATCTTATTTAACATAGACAGCAAGGCTGATGCCCGTGATGGAAGAGGAGCGGTTCTCAATACATTCTGGAGGGTTTTCAATGAAAAGCGAGGCTTCTCCCCGGGTTCGTTGCACCTCGCAGAGATCGAAGGGTATCTTGAAAAACAAAACAAGTATGAAGAGTTTAGAAAAGTCTTTAGAAGCACTTATGGCTCGGATTGGGAGAAAGAGAGGGACGCATACAGCTTACTTAAAGATGAGATTGTAGAAGCGTTATCCGAAGTGCTAGGTAAGGACAGGAAGTATGCAGAGGAATGGTTTGAGAAATCTGAACAGCAATTTGTCATAAGTCCAGAGAGATTTGCCAATCAGGTTAAAGAGTATCTCGATACAAAAGGGACTAAACATAGAATTATTTTTCTTGTTGACGAAGTAGGACAATTTATCGGAAATGATACCCACTTGATGCTAAACCTTCAGACGCTTGTCGAAGACCTGGGTCGAATTTGCCAGGGCAGAGCGCTGGTTGTAGTAACCTCTCAGGAAGATATTGACGCTGTAATCGGCCAGCTTAAGTCGGCCAAGGATCATGATTTCTCCAAAATACAGGGGAGGTTTAAAACGAGGATTTCTCTTTCCAGCTCCAATACCGATGAGGTTATTCAGATAAGGCTGCTTGAAAAGAAGGAAAAAGCCCGACAGGAGCTCCTCGATTTATACGCGGACAAGGGAGATATAATCAAGAATCAGCTTAGCTTTACTCAAGACACCCCAACTTTTAAAAATTACTCAGGCGGCGAAGACTTTGTAGCCAACTATCCCTTCACACCCTATCAGTTCCAGCTTGTTCAGAAGATTTTTGAATCCATCCGTAAGGCGGGGGCAACGGGACTACACCTAAGCCGTGGAGAAAGGTCCATGCTTGACGCCTTTCAAAGTGCAGCCAAGATTGTCTCGGGGCAGAATATCGGCTGCTTGGTTCCCCTTTATCACTTTTATCCCTGTATAGAGAGTTTCTTGGACACGAGCGTCAAGCGGAGCATTGAACAGGCCGGCGAAAACAGAGGATTGCAAAATCCGTTTGATGTCCAGATATTACAAACGCTCTTTCTAATCCGCTACGTTAACACCATGAAACCGACCATTGACAACCTGGTGACTCTCTCAATAAATGAGGTTGATACAGATCGCCTGTCCCTAAAGCGTAATATACAAGATTCATTGAATCGCTTGGAAAAAGAGAACCTTATAAGTAGGAATGGCGACCTTTATTATTTCCTGACTGATGAGGAAAGGGAGGTTTCCAGGGAAATAAAAAACGTTGAGATTTCCTCTTCGGAGGAAACAAAATTATTGGGTGAAGTTATTTTTGATGAGATTCTAAAAGGCAAAAACAAGCATCGTTATATTCCATACCGCAATGATTATGCTCTTAACCGTATTTGCGATTCACAGTTTCACGGCAGCAAAGCTGAAAACGAGTTATCGTTAGAGTTCATAACTCCGCTATTTGAAGAATACAGTGAGTATAATCAAGCTAAATGTATATTGCGCAGCTCCGAGTACAATGATCGAATATTAATTAAGATTCCAGACAACCAGGAACTAACACTTGAGGTTAGAAGGTATTTACAAACCGAGAAATTTATTAGACTGAGAAATGATGCTGCAGCTTCACAAACCTTAAAACAAATACTACGGGATAAAGCAGATGAAAACAGGCAGCGTAAGCTAAGGATAACAGCCTTGTTAGATGAACTTATACTTAATTCTGAATACTATGTCCTCGGACAAAGCCTGACAATCAAGGCAAACAAAAGCCAGAGCGCTATTGAAGAGGCTCTCGATTTTCTGATCAAGAATATATTTAGGAAATTCAGCTACCTCAAACTTCATGATAATCCACAAGCTGAGATCAAAGCTGTTCTTTATGCCGATGATTTGGCCCAACAACAGCTAAAGCTAGATGTTGGTGAAAATCCTACGGAGGATTTAAAAGAGGTTATGAGGTATATAGACCTCAAACTGGGAAGCAACCAGCCAGTATTACTGGATCAATTAGTTAACCATTTTAGCAAGAGGGATTACGGATGGCCGGAGTGGGAGACTGTATTGATTGCAGCGAAATTATTCATGGCCGGGAGCATTCAATTCGTCACAACGGAGGGAGAGAACCTATCACCAAAGGACGCATTAAGTCCTCTTACTAAGACCCATCAATGGAAAACAGTCAGAATCTTCAAGCGCAAGAAAAGAGGGGAGGAGGAAATAAAGAAGGCTCGCGATCTGGGAAAAGAACTCTTTGGCACAATAGGGCCTGACGGGCAAGACCAGCTCGCACAGTTTCTTAAGGAGCAGCTTGCCTCTTGGAGAAGAGACTTGGAAAGGTTTCAGCCTATAGCAAATACCGGTAAGTATCCGGGGCGAAACGAAATTAGAGAGTGTTTAGATTTAACAGAGAAGCTGCACGATATTTACGATTCCTACGAGTTCATTGGCTCATTTAACGAGAAGAAGAACGAACTCTTGAAAGCCCATGATGATATTCATGATATAAAGGGTTTCTATACCAATCAGATTAAAGCCTGGGATTTAATGCAGGAGGCCCTCCATCAATACGACCAGAACATAACCTCTCTTGAAAAAGATCCCGAAGCAGCCCAGTCTCTTAGCAAGCTTCGACAAATCTTTGAATCTCCGAAACCTTATGGGGAGATAAAAAACGTAACGGGTCTGATTGCTAAGGTTAAAGAGGTTAATGATTCAATTGTTGAGAGGGAGCGTAAATCTGCACTGACTAAGGTTGAAGAAAAGATCAATCAATTAAACAAGGTATTGAACGAAAAAAAGGCTGATACGGATTTAAGGAACAGGACACTCTATCCTATTCAGGAAATTAAAAGAAAAATAGGGAGTGAAACAAGCGTTCCCAAAATCTCTTATCTCTCGGGAGATGAATTAACCGAATGTTTCCATAAGGCCCTAGAAGATATCGAGATTGCACTGCAGAAGAATGAAGACCAACCCATCAAGCAGGTAAAAACGTTGAAACCAGCTTCCTTATTCACTAAAACCTACATTGAGACTCAGGATGATGTAGAGGAATACCTTGATAATTTAAGGAAAGAATTGATGGATGCCATTAAGAATAACAAAAGGGTAAGACTTGTATAATCATAAATCCAATCTGACAGTATCAGAAAATGAACACCTCCAAGATCAAAGCGTATGCCCCAAGAGCTAGAAGGGATTTTATACAAGCGGTAACAGACAAAGCCAATATTCTAGGCCTATCTGCTAAAGATATCCTCCCAGAAGAAGTAAAGGGAGATATCGCCGTTATAGGAGGAAGGCCTTTCCCCAAAAGCGTAGAGCAACTCAGGCAGAAGATAATACACCGAATAGAGGTGGAGGGATTTAATCAAGTAATGGAGTCAGTAGCCTATACCTGGTTTAACCGGTTTATGGCATTAAGGTACCTGGAGCTCCACGACTACCTAGATCACGGTTATAGAGTGTTAAGCAACAGGTCTGGGTCAGAAACCCCTGAGATTCTTGAGAAGGCCGCAGAGGTTAATCTGCCCGGGCTTGATAAGGAGAAGGTGATAGAGCTGCGCCTGGCAGGGAACAAGGATAACGAGCTTTACCAGATGCTAATAGTAGCCCAGTGCAATGCCTTGCACCGTGCTATGCCATTTCTCTTTGAGCCGATAAACCATGAGACGGAGCTGCTAATACCAGAGAATCTCCTCCATTCAAGTTCGCCAATCCGTAAGATGGTGAATGAGATAGACGAGGAGGATTGGAAAGAGGTAGAGATTATAGGATGGATTTACCAGTTCTATATATCTGAGAGGAAAGACGAATTGATGAAGGCAAAGAAGCCTTACAAGGCGGATGAGATCCCGGCGGTAACCCAGCTATTTACCCCTAACTGGATAGTGAAGTATCTTGTTCAGAACAGCTTGGGGAGGCAGTGGCTAGCTACATATCCCGATTCACCTCTCAGGGAGAAGATGGAGTATTACATAGAGCCAGCCGAGCAGGAGCCTGAGGTAAAGAGACAGCTTGAGGAGATAACGCCAAAGGAATTAAACCCTGAGGAGATAACAGTATTAGATCCAGCCTGCGGGTCCGGGCATATACTGGTAGAGGCATACAACATATTCAAAGAGATTTATCTGGAGAGGGGTTACAGGCTAAGGGATATACCGAGGATTATCTTGGAGAAGAATCTGTATGGATTGGATATTGATGACAGGGCAGCACAACTTGCCGGGTTCGCGCTTTTAATGAAGGCGAGGGCGGACGATAGGAACATTCTGGGTAATGGTGACCCACCGCGTATAAATGTAATGGCGATAGCGGGGAGCGAGGGGATAGATGCGGAGAGGATAGCAAACGCCTTAATCCATGACAAGAGCCGACCTTTAGTATCCGACAGCGATCTATTTCCTGAAACGAAGAGTCAGAAAGTATTGACTGCAAAAGAGAAAACCGAAGTAAGCAAAAGAGACATAATAGACCTAATAGAGCTATTTAAACTGGGCAAAACATTAGGATCACTCATAACGGTTCCCGAAAAGACAGAGAACAATCTTAGAAAAATACAACCTTTATTAAAGGAAAAACTAGAGAGTAGAGACTTATTTACACAAGAGGCCGCAAAAACATTACAACCATTTATTCAACAAGCTATTAGTTTATCCAAGAAATACGATTGTGTTATGACTAATCCTCCTTACATGGGAAATAAGTATTTCAACAAAATATTAAAACAAGAAATGATAAGTAATTTTAAGGAAGGAAAAAATGATTTGTGTGGTTGTTTTATAATAAGGAGTTTAACTTTCACAAAGACCTTCGGTTCAATATCGATGATAACAATACCGAATTGGTTATTTATCTCTGGTTTCGAAGATTTAAGAAAAATGGTAATAGAGAAATGCTTTATAGATAGTTTAATTCACATTGGAAGAGGAGTTTGGGGGGCAGATTTTGGAAGCTGTTCATATACACTGAGGAATTATAGATTGAAAGAATACAAGGGGACATTTAGGAAGCTATTTAACAAACTAAGTATAGTTTCCAACAATGATCTTCTGAGAG
It encodes:
- a CDS encoding DUF1819 family protein; this encodes MLGSNTIHSLKQKRVYNGEIVAGSLLIPESRKIARLLMGNVDDEKWHRAIMIDNILQKRSPSTAKREAALIKNRLGLMKPELWEMIEKGTSEISTQAVLASAIKHSRLLGDFMDRVVRQHWQTFNHKISNTDWANFWEICSQIDPGILEWSETTYSKLRQVVFRILFEAKYLDGTRTLKLQPVTIVPEVRSYLIKNSESYVLRCMEVTQ
- the brxC gene encoding BREX system P-loop protein BrxC, with the protein product MQIKDIFAKDILRPINGVVMADQQDEFVVWQELEEYVVTKELDNHFKKFFEAYFQGFDSPVDPEVTGRMGIWVSGFFGSGKSHFIKILSYLISNREVRNPKNGRSRKAIDFFESKIKDPLFLADFKKLARSPADVILFNIDSKADARDGRGAVLNTFWRVFNEKRGFSPGSLHLAEIEGYLEKQNKYEEFRKVFRSTYGSDWEKERDAYSLLKDEIVEALSEVLGKDRKYAEEWFEKSEQQFVISPERFANQVKEYLDTKGTKHRIIFLVDEVGQFIGNDTHLMLNLQTLVEDLGRICQGRALVVVTSQEDIDAVIGQLKSAKDHDFSKIQGRFKTRISLSSSNTDEVIQIRLLEKKEKARQELLDLYADKGDIIKNQLSFTQDTPTFKNYSGGEDFVANYPFTPYQFQLVQKIFESIRKAGATGLHLSRGERSMLDAFQSAAKIVSGQNIGCLVPLYHFYPCIESFLDTSVKRSIEQAGENRGLQNPFDVQILQTLFLIRYVNTMKPTIDNLVTLSINEVDTDRLSLKRNIQDSLNRLEKENLISRNGDLYYFLTDEEREVSREIKNVEISSSEETKLLGEVIFDEILKGKNKHRYIPYRNDYALNRICDSQFHGSKAENELSLEFITPLFEEYSEYNQAKCILRSSEYNDRILIKIPDNQELTLEVRRYLQTEKFIRLRNDAAASQTLKQILRDKADENRQRKLRITALLDELILNSEYYVLGQSLTIKANKSQSAIEEALDFLIKNIFRKFSYLKLHDNPQAEIKAVLYADDLAQQQLKLDVGENPTEDLKEVMRYIDLKLGSNQPVLLDQLVNHFSKRDYGWPEWETVLIAAKLFMAGSIQFVTTEGENLSPKDALSPLTKTHQWKTVRIFKRKKRGEEEIKKARDLGKELFGTIGPDGQDQLAQFLKEQLASWRRDLERFQPIANTGKYPGRNEIRECLDLTEKLHDIYDSYEFIGSFNEKKNELLKAHDDIHDIKGFYTNQIKAWDLMQEALHQYDQNITSLEKDPEAAQSLSKLRQIFESPKPYGEIKNVTGLIAKVKEVNDSIVERERKSALTKVEEKINQLNKVLNEKKADTDLRNRTLYPIQEIKRKIGSETSVPKISYLSGDELTECFHKALEDIEIALQKNEDQPIKQVKTLKPASLFTKTYIETQDDVEEYLDNLRKELMDAIKNNKRVRLV
- a CDS encoding DUF1788 domain-containing protein, producing the protein MSSLKNRLNQILPRITSDEFLKSKGLGNEIAFYIFDYPPEEEMEVRKHIQFVLNYLKKNRPELKVKHINLFSLLVDYLKSRNLLERALQIQKTKGDKELLKALKLTLDGDKIARVFIDAAEPQTQDLVIISGVGNAWPLIRSHNLLNNLHSHMGKTPLIMFYPGMFTGNGLRLFGRLKESNYYRAFKLVP
- the pglX gene encoding BREX-1 system adenine-specific DNA-methyltransferase PglX; amino-acid sequence: MNTSKIKAYAPRARRDFIQAVTDKANILGLSAKDILPEEVKGDIAVIGGRPFPKSVEQLRQKIIHRIEVEGFNQVMESVAYTWFNRFMALRYLELHDYLDHGYRVLSNRSGSETPEILEKAAEVNLPGLDKEKVIELRLAGNKDNELYQMLIVAQCNALHRAMPFLFEPINHETELLIPENLLHSSSPIRKMVNEIDEEDWKEVEIIGWIYQFYISERKDELMKAKKPYKADEIPAVTQLFTPNWIVKYLVQNSLGRQWLATYPDSPLREKMEYYIEPAEQEPEVKRQLEEITPKELNPEEITVLDPACGSGHILVEAYNIFKEIYLERGYRLRDIPRIILEKNLYGLDIDDRAAQLAGFALLMKARADDRNILGNGDPPRINVMAIAGSEGIDAERIANALIHDKSRPLVSDSDLFPETKSQKVLTAKEKTEVSKRDIIDLIELFKLGKTLGSLITVPEKTENNLRKIQPLLKEKLESRDLFTQEAAKTLQPFIQQAISLSKKYDCVMTNPPYMGNKYFNKILKQEMISNFKEGKNDLCGCFIIRSLTFTKTFGSISMITIPNWLFISGFEDLRKMVIEKCFIDSLIHIGRGVWGADFGSCSYTLRNYRLKEYKGTFRKLFNKLSIVSNNDLLREKYFRAENYLASTADFQKIPGYKISYWMDKKTINIFDNSNLLFEVAGIKQGLATGDNTRFLRFWYEVASEKIGFNIPNQSEASIFDKKWFPYNKGGGYRKWYGNFEFVVDWADDGYEIRNLFDKDGKILSRPQNREYYFKRSISWSKVTIGQISFRFIPQGFIFDVAGCSIFPNEDLDFYKILGQLNSKVINIFLSDISGSVNYEVGDISNVPFDRDLISSNGKIVFIANEAIEIAKLDWDSFETSWDFRTLPWAGGKLKGKSARESFENWKRYSIEQTRRMKELEEENNRIFIEVYGLQEELTPEVPEEQITLAVNPKYRYGNNYSEEELWQRFREDSVKELISYAIGCMMGRYSLDEPGLVYAYSGNEGFDPSRYKTFPVDADGIIPIMDEEWFSDDAANRFVEFLKAVWSPETIKENLDFVAESLGQKKEESSLETIRRYLNNEFFKDHLRTYKKRPIYWLFSSGKYKAFECLVYLHRYNEATLSRMRSEYVTPLQGKLNARIEYLENEKESAKSASAQKKLQREIDLLRKKQAELSAFDDELRHYADMRINLDLDDGVKVNYAKFGNLLAEVKTVTGDKGD